In Paenibacillus sp. BIC5C1, a genomic segment contains:
- a CDS encoding OsmC family protein yields the protein MANVQTFKATAHLQDGVKVITKARQFELIIDEPTNLGGTDTGMNPVEALLASLGACQSIVARVYASKFDVILDDFRVEVEGDLDLDGFFNRSDVRPGYSDIRYTFYIKTSSSEEKVESFVQFLESKCPVGDTISNPVNTKLNRVIIENGISL from the coding sequence ATGGCTAATGTTCAGACTTTCAAAGCTACTGCCCATCTACAAGATGGGGTTAAAGTGATCACCAAAGCAAGACAATTCGAACTGATCATCGATGAGCCAACAAACCTTGGTGGTACGGATACGGGAATGAATCCTGTAGAAGCTTTACTCGCCTCACTTGGCGCATGTCAATCCATTGTGGCCCGGGTATATGCCTCCAAATTCGATGTTATCCTTGATGATTTCAGAGTTGAAGTTGAAGGTGATCTGGATCTTGACGGATTTTTTAACCGATCTGATGTACGTCCCGGTTATTCCGATATTCGATACACATTTTATATTAAAACCAGCTCATCTGAAGAAAAAGTTGAATCATTTGTACAATTTTTAGAAAGTAAATGTCCTGTGGGTGATACGATCTCCAACCCAGTGAATACCAAGCTCAATCGTGTCATTATCGAAAATGGGATCTCGTTGTAA
- a CDS encoding AraC family transcriptional regulator, producing MSDNAVQQKQELTELIQRHSIHNSSKETAIPSLYVYQHSSISEPAYRVYKPSFCVIVQGLKEILLAQERFEYGPSNYLIASMNLPVIGQIIKASTDTPYLSLKLEFTQNQILEVLNDCNIKVTSKENARRALFVGQMEPSIQDAVLRLVRLLDTPGEIPFLAPLYTREILYRLLQGPYGAELAQIAVEGSSSYRIREAIEHIVRHWEQPFRIEDLAETANMSVSSFHRHFKEITAMSPLQFQKQLRLQEARRLLMAESADAADVAFRVGYESASQFSREYSRMFGAPPRADIKRLKEKYDHVMSE from the coding sequence ATGTCCGATAATGCAGTGCAGCAGAAACAGGAACTCACCGAACTAATCCAACGTCACTCCATTCATAACAGCTCTAAGGAAACAGCAATCCCTTCCCTTTATGTCTATCAGCATTCCAGCATAAGTGAGCCTGCTTACCGGGTTTACAAGCCTTCCTTTTGTGTGATCGTTCAAGGCTTGAAAGAAATCTTGCTGGCACAGGAAAGATTCGAATACGGACCATCCAATTATCTGATTGCTTCCATGAACCTTCCAGTGATTGGTCAGATTATAAAAGCATCCACTGATACGCCTTACTTAAGTCTGAAGCTTGAGTTTACACAGAACCAGATTCTTGAAGTACTGAATGATTGTAATATTAAGGTCACCTCTAAAGAAAACGCCAGACGCGCCCTATTTGTTGGACAGATGGAGCCCTCCATTCAAGATGCTGTACTTCGATTGGTTCGGCTGCTGGATACACCGGGAGAAATCCCGTTCCTTGCCCCACTCTATACGCGGGAGATACTGTATCGCCTTTTGCAGGGACCTTATGGAGCTGAACTGGCACAGATTGCAGTGGAAGGCAGCAGCAGCTACCGGATTCGGGAAGCCATTGAGCATATTGTTCGACATTGGGAACAACCATTTCGAATTGAAGATCTTGCGGAGACAGCCAACATGAGTGTGTCCTCATTCCATCGACATTTCAAAGAAATTACCGCCATGAGCCCACTTCAGTTTCAGAAGCAGCTTAGGCTTCAGGAAGCACGTCGACTCCTCATGGCCGAGTCAGCTGATGCTGCGGATGTAGCCTTCCGGGTTGGTTACGAGAGTGCGTCCCAATTCAGCCGGGAGTACTCCCGCATGTTCGGCGCGCCGCCGAGAGCAGATATCAAACGGTTGAAAGAAAAATACGATCATGTTATGAGCGAATAA
- a CDS encoding NAD(P)H-binding protein, protein MSHVLVLGANGQIAREAIDLFLNETDVRLTLYLRKSSRLGNIDSNRARVIDGDVMDQVKLKDAMNGVDVVYVNLAGDLEQYARTIVETMKSAGVKRLIFISSMGIYDEVPGQKYSSILDPYRKAASIVEASDLDYTILRPAWFTRSNEIDYEITQKGEPFRGSEVSCKSVAALVVKLSESPELEIRRSIGVSKPH, encoded by the coding sequence ATGAGTCACGTATTAGTTTTGGGTGCCAACGGTCAAATCGCCCGTGAAGCGATAGACTTGTTTCTAAATGAAACCGATGTCAGGCTAACACTTTATTTGCGGAAATCCAGCAGGCTTGGAAATATCGATTCGAATCGTGCGCGTGTGATCGACGGTGACGTGATGGATCAAGTCAAATTGAAAGACGCCATGAACGGCGTGGACGTTGTCTATGTCAATCTTGCAGGTGACCTGGAACAGTATGCCAGAACCATCGTGGAAACAATGAAATCTGCAGGAGTGAAACGTCTGATTTTTATCAGTTCCATGGGGATCTATGATGAAGTGCCTGGACAGAAGTACAGCAGCATATTGGACCCTTATCGTAAAGCTGCTTCCATTGTTGAAGCTTCAGATCTAGATTATACAATCTTACGGCCGGCGTGGTTTACCAGATCTAACGAGATTGATTATGAAATAACCCAGAAAGGCGAACCATTCAGAGGTAGCGAAGTATCCTGCAAAAGCGTGGCCGCTTTGGTTGTTAAGTTGTCAGAGTCACCAGAACTGGAAATACGTCGCAGTATAGGTGTGAGTAAACCCCATTAA
- a CDS encoding aldo/keto reductase has product MQKRTLGNSGLEVSAIGLGCMGMSYGYGPASDKTEMIAVIREAVERGVTFFDTAEVYGPYINEELVGEALSSVRDQVVIATKFGFDIQGGKQSGMNSRPEQIRKVAEESLKRLKIETIDLFYQHRVDPDVPIEEVAGAVQDLIREGKVKHWGLSEAGVNTIRRAHAVQPVTAVQSEYSLWWRRPEEELIPALEELGIGFVPFSPLGKGYLTGSFNAKTTFDQGDLRNILPRFTPEALEVNQVLVDLLKEKADKIQATPAQIALAWLLAQKPWIVPIPGTRKSSRLIENMDAADIKLSPDDVQSINDTASKITLMGSRYTEELERRTGL; this is encoded by the coding sequence ATGCAAAAACGAACACTGGGAAATAGCGGATTGGAAGTTTCGGCAATTGGGCTTGGTTGTATGGGAATGAGTTACGGGTATGGTCCAGCTTCGGACAAAACGGAAATGATTGCGGTCATACGGGAAGCTGTTGAACGCGGAGTAACTTTCTTTGATACCGCCGAAGTCTATGGTCCATATATCAATGAAGAACTCGTTGGCGAAGCACTTTCCTCTGTACGCGATCAGGTTGTCATAGCGACAAAGTTCGGATTTGACATTCAAGGTGGCAAACAGAGCGGGATGAATAGCCGTCCTGAGCAGATCAGGAAAGTTGCCGAAGAGTCTCTTAAACGACTTAAGATCGAGACAATTGATTTGTTTTACCAGCATCGTGTTGATCCTGACGTGCCGATTGAAGAGGTTGCCGGAGCCGTGCAGGATCTGATTCGAGAAGGTAAAGTGAAGCATTGGGGGCTGTCGGAAGCTGGCGTGAACACGATTCGACGTGCACATGCCGTTCAGCCGGTCACTGCTGTTCAGAGCGAATATTCCTTATGGTGGAGACGTCCGGAAGAAGAACTGATTCCAGCGCTTGAGGAGCTCGGTATTGGTTTTGTCCCTTTTAGTCCTTTGGGTAAAGGATATCTCACGGGAAGTTTTAATGCGAAAACAACGTTTGATCAGGGGGATTTGCGTAATATTCTGCCACGCTTCACTCCAGAGGCCCTCGAGGTCAATCAAGTGCTGGTTGATCTGTTGAAAGAGAAGGCGGATAAGATCCAAGCAACCCCTGCACAGATTGCACTTGCTTGGCTGCTGGCCCAGAAACCGTGGATTGTCCCGATCCCGGGAACGCGCAAGTCGAGTCGCCTCATAGAAAATATGGATGCCGCGGATATTAAACTTTCACCCGATGATGTACAGAGCATTAATGATACAGCTTCAAAAATCACCCTGATGGGTTCCAGATATACGGAAGAATTGGAGAGAAGAACGGGTCTTTGA
- a CDS encoding aldo/keto reductase, with product MEYVKLGSTGLDVSRLCLGCMSYGVPERGIAPWSLNEEESRPFIQKALDLGINFFDTANVYSDGTSEEIVGRALKDFARRDEVVIATKVYFRMKPGPNGAGLSRKAIMNEIDNSLKRLGTDYVDLYQIHRWDSSTPIEETMEALHDVVKAGKVRYIGASSMYAWQFMKAQHTAERNGWTPFVSMQNLLNLMYREEEREMLPLCREEGVGIIPWSPLAKGRLTRDWDEKTARSSNDEAGDRLAAGMVDADRKIVETVADIANKRGVSRATVALAWVLQKEGVTAPIVGATKEHHLEEAVSALSVKLDAQEIASLEEFYVPHKIYGM from the coding sequence TTGGAATATGTAAAACTGGGTAGTACCGGACTGGACGTATCGAGATTATGTCTTGGTTGCATGAGCTATGGTGTCCCTGAACGCGGAATCGCTCCATGGTCGTTGAACGAGGAAGAGAGTCGTCCTTTTATCCAAAAAGCGCTGGACTTGGGTATTAACTTCTTTGATACAGCCAACGTCTATTCGGATGGTACAAGCGAAGAAATCGTGGGTCGAGCGTTGAAGGATTTTGCTCGTCGTGATGAGGTTGTTATTGCAACAAAGGTTTATTTTCGCATGAAGCCGGGGCCGAATGGTGCAGGTTTGTCCAGAAAAGCCATTATGAATGAGATTGATAACAGTTTGAAGCGCCTTGGGACCGATTATGTGGATCTGTATCAGATCCATCGATGGGACAGCAGTACTCCAATTGAAGAAACGATGGAGGCGCTTCATGATGTCGTTAAGGCGGGAAAAGTCCGATATATTGGAGCTTCTTCAATGTACGCCTGGCAATTTATGAAGGCTCAGCATACGGCGGAACGCAATGGATGGACCCCATTTGTCTCCATGCAGAATCTGTTGAATCTGATGTATCGGGAAGAAGAGCGGGAAATGCTGCCTCTCTGTCGTGAAGAGGGGGTTGGGATCATTCCGTGGAGTCCTCTCGCCAAGGGGCGTCTTACCCGAGATTGGGATGAGAAGACTGCGCGTTCATCGAACGACGAAGCAGGAGACCGACTCGCTGCGGGAATGGTTGATGCCGATCGTAAAATTGTGGAGACTGTCGCTGATATTGCGAACAAACGAGGTGTTTCCAGAGCGACCGTTGCACTGGCATGGGTATTGCAAAAAGAAGGTGTCACCGCACCAATTGTGGGTGCAACGAAAGAACATCATCTGGAGGAAGCCGTATCTGCCTTGTCCGTCAAGCTGGATGCGCAGGAGATTGCAAGCTTGGAGGAATTCTACGTACCGCACAAAATATACGGCATGTAA
- a CDS encoding DMT family transporter — protein sequence MNKTWLSVVIAALFEVGWVIGLKHASGFLEWGVTVIAIIVSFTLMIAASRSLDVGTVYAVFVGLGTAGTVLAEIILFDAAIQSEKMLLIGVLLLGVIGLKMLSKGKTKEVNES from the coding sequence ATGAACAAAACATGGTTGTCCGTCGTTATTGCAGCTTTATTTGAAGTCGGTTGGGTCATTGGATTGAAACATGCCAGTGGTTTTCTGGAGTGGGGGGTTACAGTGATCGCCATTATTGTCAGCTTCACCTTGATGATTGCGGCATCCCGCTCACTTGATGTAGGAACTGTTTATGCAGTATTTGTTGGACTGGGTACAGCAGGGACTGTACTAGCAGAGATTATATTGTTTGATGCGGCAATTCAATCTGAGAAAATGCTGCTCATTGGGGTTCTTTTATTGGGCGTAATCGGTCTTAAAATGCTCAGCAAAGGAAAAACAAAGGAGGTAAATGAATCATGA
- a CDS encoding DMT family transporter: MNWVYLILAGVFEMIGVLMINKLHKDRNLMSIILLVAGFGLSFLFLSLAMKTLPMGTAYAVWTGIGASGGAILGMIFYGEPRNALRILFIAMVLGSAVGLKLVS; encoded by the coding sequence ATGAACTGGGTATATCTTATTTTGGCAGGTGTCTTTGAAATGATTGGGGTTCTGATGATTAATAAATTGCACAAAGATCGTAACTTGATGTCAATCATACTGCTGGTTGCGGGTTTTGGACTAAGCTTTCTGTTCCTATCGCTTGCGATGAAGACTCTTCCGATGGGGACGGCATACGCCGTATGGACGGGAATCGGCGCTTCCGGGGGAGCCATTCTCGGCATGATATTTTATGGGGAACCACGAAATGCGTTAAGAATTCTGTTTATTGCCATGGTGCTTGGATCAGCAGTAGGGTTGAAATTGGTGAGTTAA
- a CDS encoding DEAD/DEAH box helicase has product MTFKDLNIIPAILEGLSKANYTAPTPIQEQAIPAVLAGRDLLGCAQTGTGKTAAFSVPIIQLLSEKSNGPKAARHIRSLILTPTRELAIQISDNIKAYSRFTDIRCAAIVGGVSQKVQERALNQGADIIIATPGRLIDLVNQKRIDLKHVQILVLDEADRMLDMGFIHDVKRIIAKMPSKKQTLFFSATMPPEITKMVKTLLVDPVRVEITPVSSTVDRIEQSVYLLENGKKQSLLNHILQDKSIVSALVFTRTKRGADRVTRDLSKVNITAQAIHGNKSQNERQRALNNFKSGVTRVLVATDIAARGIDVEELSHVINFNLPNIPETYVHRIGRTGRAGHSGMAISFCEKEELPFLKDIEKVIKKTIPEVKNHPYPMTSVPAFVKSNQTSKSAPHKSAADKPGKSKVNPARKPKSEWFKKSGKASHSKPNSSKPNSGKPNHNSTTHSKQRAAK; this is encoded by the coding sequence ATGACATTTAAAGACTTGAATATTATACCCGCAATTTTGGAAGGCTTAAGCAAAGCAAACTATACTGCCCCAACACCTATACAGGAACAGGCGATTCCAGCCGTATTGGCGGGAAGAGATTTGCTTGGCTGTGCACAAACAGGTACAGGAAAGACAGCAGCATTTTCTGTTCCTATCATTCAGTTATTAAGTGAAAAGTCGAACGGCCCCAAAGCTGCACGTCATATTCGCTCATTGATTTTAACACCTACAAGAGAACTTGCGATTCAGATTTCAGATAATATTAAGGCATATAGCCGTTTTACCGATATTCGTTGTGCCGCAATCGTGGGTGGCGTTTCACAAAAAGTCCAGGAGCGTGCGCTCAATCAAGGTGCAGATATTATTATTGCAACGCCCGGTAGACTGATTGACTTGGTTAATCAAAAGCGCATTGATCTTAAACATGTACAAATACTGGTTCTTGATGAAGCAGACCGTATGCTGGATATGGGCTTCATTCATGATGTGAAACGGATCATCGCCAAGATGCCGAGCAAGAAACAGACGTTGTTCTTCTCAGCTACAATGCCTCCGGAAATTACAAAAATGGTAAAAACGCTGTTGGTTGATCCGGTAAGAGTAGAAATTACGCCCGTCTCCTCCACAGTGGATCGAATTGAACAGTCTGTGTATCTATTGGAAAATGGCAAGAAACAGAGTCTGTTGAATCATATTTTGCAGGATAAATCTATTGTTTCAGCACTGGTGTTTACTCGTACAAAGCGTGGAGCTGACCGTGTAACTCGCGATTTGTCCAAAGTAAATATTACGGCTCAGGCCATTCATGGCAACAAATCTCAAAATGAGCGTCAAAGAGCTCTAAATAATTTCAAAAGCGGAGTTACTCGAGTGCTGGTGGCGACGGATATAGCGGCAAGGGGCATTGATGTTGAAGAGCTGTCACATGTAATCAACTTCAACCTTCCTAATATTCCAGAAACGTATGTCCACCGAATTGGCCGTACGGGCAGAGCAGGGCATAGCGGAATGGCGATTTCGTTTTGTGAAAAGGAAGAGCTTCCATTCCTGAAGGATATTGAGAAAGTAATCAAGAAGACCATTCCTGAAGTGAAAAATCATCCTTATCCGATGACAAGTGTGCCTGCGTTTGTAAAATCGAATCAAACATCAAAGTCCGCTCCCCATAAATCTGCAGCCGATAAACCAGGGAAGTCAAAAGTGAATCCGGCTCGCAAGCCTAAATCCGAGTGGTTTAAAAAGAGCGGTAAAGCTAGCCACAGTAAGCCAAACAGTAGTAAGCCTAACAGCGGGAAACCAAACCACAATAGTACAACTCACAGTAAACAAAGAGCAGCAAAGTGA
- a CDS encoding antibiotic biosynthesis monooxygenase, translating to MFIQTRIMVVEKGHSHKLVERFSAPSPVEEMPGLIDFSVMVNKKSKEHEEVMVLIRWESEEAWKNWEKSDVHIKGHREKRGQEKPEYLISTTVNMYEVQKVKTARVSNA from the coding sequence ATGTTCATTCAAACTCGTATTATGGTAGTCGAAAAGGGTCACAGTCATAAACTGGTGGAACGTTTCAGTGCCCCTAGCCCTGTAGAAGAAATGCCGGGACTGATTGATTTCAGTGTAATGGTTAACAAAAAGAGTAAAGAACACGAAGAGGTAATGGTGCTGATTCGTTGGGAATCAGAAGAAGCATGGAAGAATTGGGAGAAGAGTGATGTGCATATTAAAGGTCATCGGGAGAAAAGAGGACAGGAGAAACCCGAGTATCTGATTAGCACTACGGTGAATATGTACGAAGTACAGAAAGTAAAGACAGCTAGAGTATCGAATGCTTAA
- a CDS encoding MmcQ/YjbR family DNA-binding protein — protein sequence MKNKIIEYCLKKKGATKDYPFGADPVAMKIAGKMFALIFEDKADNVRLNLKCDPIIAENLREQHEAVQPGYHMNKKHWNTIVIDGSLSEQDIFVMIDHSYDLVVKTLSKSLLESIS from the coding sequence TTGAAGAATAAGATTATCGAGTACTGTTTGAAGAAAAAGGGTGCAACGAAGGATTATCCCTTCGGAGCCGATCCTGTTGCTATGAAAATTGCAGGGAAAATGTTTGCGCTTATTTTTGAGGACAAGGCGGATAACGTTCGCTTGAACTTAAAATGTGATCCGATCATTGCGGAAAACCTCAGAGAGCAGCATGAAGCCGTTCAACCGGGGTACCATATGAACAAAAAGCATTGGAATACCATTGTTATAGATGGTTCCTTGTCCGAGCAGGATATCTTTGTGATGATTGATCATTCGTATGATTTGGTGGTCAAAACCCTGTCCAAGAGTCTTTTGGAATCCATATCGTAA
- a CDS encoding TetR/AcrR family transcriptional regulator — MTKVDRRIRKSQEAIKAAVIELMAEKNFDDITLQDISDRADVSRGTIYLHYVDKYDLLDKLIDGHIKELSEICHSVADLDWKESIIPWFTYLEQNYLFFSTMLASKGAAQFRNRLVEFLNEDFKEEVQLSQARKSGLSEDIIRQYVVMSYVGVVEWWIKNEMPHPPEVMSEQLGELIKMNLG, encoded by the coding sequence ATGACCAAAGTGGATCGAAGAATTCGAAAATCACAAGAAGCCATCAAGGCAGCAGTAATTGAATTGATGGCTGAAAAAAATTTTGATGATATTACCCTACAAGATATTTCCGATAGGGCAGACGTAAGCAGAGGCACCATTTATCTTCACTACGTCGATAAGTATGATCTGCTGGACAAGCTGATTGACGGGCATATCAAAGAATTAAGTGAAATTTGCCATTCGGTTGCCGACTTGGATTGGAAAGAATCCATTATTCCCTGGTTTACCTATTTGGAACAGAATTACTTGTTCTTCTCGACGATGCTGGCCAGTAAGGGAGCGGCACAATTCCGCAACCGGCTGGTTGAGTTTCTGAATGAGGATTTCAAGGAGGAAGTACAGTTATCTCAGGCCAGAAAATCCGGATTAAGTGAGGATATTATTCGCCAATATGTGGTTATGTCTTATGTAGGGGTCGTTGAGTGGTGGATCAAGAACGAAATGCCACATCCACCTGAGGTCATGTCTGAGCAATTAGGAGAATTAATTAAAATGAATTTGGGATAA
- a CDS encoding MFS transporter, whose protein sequence is MQRLWTKSFILMTLGLLFLFTAFYMLYPTLPLFIKEMGGNEKQVGFAMGALMLSSVIIRPFVGGLLDRFGRRPFMIGGLLLFILVMYMYNWVGGIIMLIGLRIVHGMSWAISTTSMMTAVTDMIPSARRGEGMGWFSTSMTLAMAVGPMIGLGIMQGTSYQTMFLFAVGLSVVALLLTLGAKMPFQPHTDRKKIQIFEKSVLPVMAPIFFLFIAYGGITTFVPLFAEQIKVNSGTFFLVYAATLALSRPIAGKLSDKKGETAVIVPALIITIVALIVLSFATNLLGVLASAVLYGIGFGSAQPALQAITLRLAPEDRKGAANAFFSTATDLGIGLGAMVLGLVSEYMSYHILFMVSALSVMVSFLLFIIYVRRLLKIKQTQPSDTSDSVSL, encoded by the coding sequence ATGCAGCGTTTATGGACAAAGTCATTTATTTTAATGACGCTGGGTTTGCTTTTTTTATTTACTGCATTTTATATGCTGTATCCTACACTGCCGCTTTTCATTAAAGAGATGGGTGGCAATGAAAAACAGGTGGGCTTCGCCATGGGTGCATTAATGTTATCTTCCGTCATCATTCGTCCTTTTGTCGGTGGACTATTGGATCGATTCGGCAGACGTCCGTTTATGATCGGGGGGTTGCTTTTATTTATATTGGTGATGTACATGTATAACTGGGTTGGTGGGATCATCATGCTGATCGGACTTCGTATCGTGCATGGAATGAGCTGGGCTATATCCACAACTTCCATGATGACAGCTGTGACTGACATGATTCCCTCCGCACGGCGCGGGGAAGGTATGGGGTGGTTTAGCACCTCCATGACGCTGGCGATGGCGGTTGGCCCCATGATTGGTCTAGGGATTATGCAAGGCACATCATATCAGACGATGTTTCTCTTTGCTGTTGGTTTGTCCGTCGTGGCCCTGCTTTTGACGCTGGGAGCCAAAATGCCATTTCAACCACATACGGACAGAAAGAAAATCCAAATCTTCGAAAAATCAGTCTTGCCTGTGATGGCGCCAATCTTTTTTCTTTTCATTGCATATGGCGGAATTACTACATTTGTACCCTTGTTTGCGGAGCAGATTAAAGTCAATTCCGGCACATTCTTTCTGGTCTATGCCGCAACACTTGCGCTATCCAGGCCCATTGCCGGAAAGCTGTCCGATAAGAAAGGAGAAACAGCAGTCATTGTCCCGGCCCTCATCATTACGATCGTTGCTTTGATTGTGCTTAGCTTCGCAACCAATTTGCTTGGCGTGCTCGCTTCAGCAGTTCTGTACGGGATCGGCTTTGGTTCCGCTCAGCCAGCTCTTCAGGCCATAACGCTTCGCCTTGCCCCCGAGGATCGGAAAGGGGCAGCCAATGCTTTCTTTTCAACGGCGACTGATCTCGGTATCGGACTGGGTGCCATGGTCCTGGGGCTGGTATCCGAATACATGAGTTATCACATCTTGTTTATGGTTAGTGCCTTGTCGGTGATGGTTTCTTTTTTGCTTTTCATAATCTACGTAAGACGGTTGTTGAAAATCAAGCAGACACAGCCTTCCGATACGAGTGATTCCGTTTCATTGTAG
- a CDS encoding GNAT family N-acetyltransferase has translation MFIREIEEKDNQEVESLIRSCLIEFGANKSGTAWADPNLGDFYHLYQREGSRYWVVEHNSTIVAGCGIGPVEGFSHICELQKMYALKEARGTGISYELLQISLEYAKDHYEQCYLETLSSMVAANKFYIKNGFIALDEPLNATEHFACDAWYIKTL, from the coding sequence ATGTTCATTAGAGAGATAGAGGAAAAAGATAATCAAGAAGTAGAGTCTCTGATTCGAAGCTGTTTGATTGAATTCGGGGCCAATAAGTCAGGAACGGCCTGGGCTGATCCGAATCTGGGCGATTTTTATCATCTTTATCAACGGGAGGGCTCCAGGTATTGGGTGGTGGAGCATAACTCAACCATTGTAGCCGGCTGCGGAATCGGACCCGTGGAGGGATTTTCACATATTTGTGAATTGCAGAAGATGTATGCATTAAAAGAAGCACGAGGCACCGGAATCTCATATGAATTGCTTCAGATTTCGCTGGAATATGCCAAAGACCACTATGAACAATGTTATCTTGAAACGTTGAGCAGCATGGTCGCAGCTAACAAGTTCTATATCAAGAACGGTTTTATAGCATTGGACGAACCGTTAAATGCTACGGAGCATTTCGCTTGTGATGCATGGTATATCAAAACATTATAA
- a CDS encoding TetR/AcrR family transcriptional regulator, whose translation MDITNTTSRSERRDAAENRQRILDVASKLFELHGVERVSMNQIASAAQIGAGTLYRRYRNKSELCMDLIKDNAALFFDDVEIYLQENVQRPPSERLRGLLTLFIQFREKNAELLSGIENAVYQGSESRTSSPLYDQLHQQLFELFEEMATESNESQAISLFKTDMLLTAMSNDSYLFQKNVRGNSPNRIVEQLCLTFL comes from the coding sequence GTGGATATAACCAATACCACCTCTCGTTCGGAGCGACGGGATGCCGCCGAGAATCGCCAACGTATCTTGGATGTGGCTAGCAAATTATTCGAGCTGCACGGCGTCGAGCGGGTCAGCATGAATCAGATCGCTTCCGCAGCGCAGATTGGAGCGGGTACCTTATACCGCCGATACCGTAATAAGAGTGAGTTATGCATGGACTTGATCAAAGATAATGCAGCGCTGTTCTTCGATGATGTGGAGATATACTTGCAGGAGAATGTACAGCGTCCACCATCTGAGCGATTGCGGGGTCTGCTGACGTTATTTATCCAATTTAGAGAGAAAAATGCGGAATTGCTCTCGGGTATTGAGAATGCAGTATATCAAGGATCAGAGTCCAGAACCTCAAGTCCTCTTTATGACCAATTGCATCAGCAGCTATTTGAACTATTCGAAGAGATGGCAACAGAGAGTAACGAATCACAGGCCATCAGTTTGTTCAAAACGGACATGCTTCTGACGGCCATGAGCAATGACTCGTATCTTTTTCAAAAAAACGTGCGCGGTAACTCTCCCAATCGCATCGTGGAGCAGCTTTGTTTGACCTTTCTTTAA